A section of the Anticarsia gemmatalis isolate Benzon Research Colony breed Stoneville strain chromosome 28, ilAntGemm2 primary, whole genome shotgun sequence genome encodes:
- the LOC142984809 gene encoding uncharacterized protein LOC142984809 isoform X1 → MPELVEQMYCSQQIVIPPKFPYVLKRYCKAAIKTQPYDLLRWSFEYFKALAEHRPPPVKLRLEYPIYSTEGGLTRGCLKVLAQQLSSQVELPIPLVKNAWRGFCLDPCELQRVLCLCEVYRRANTVPFLHFIAVAGGLLTKCLTHTMILLCESLTKEPDGGSAAISLDNFLVMYNFLAKIDASKDVKYYNGFRGQLPEPEEPAEEEVTEESKDEEAQDLTAISSEESIEDTVHVQRLSLIDDHVSTSTRISTKMTKPIIGRIQRSPSVEREQQIERENYMRDRKGRPLPSEEVEKKLKQLSSQHVAQDAEGTKPGKPEGKDGEKDKDGKKDNRVDILVYDEDENPVEYEIYGEPEIPEFVEEDEAGEDAEFKPAKPETPAEMTQAEKIALFVAEMYRIREERVQDLQETFEDIAALVKKFNSANYDLGMVAGRQMSTTSGEFIVQHIEKEIMDYIDEQIGILPDPDLKKKKAKPEEVAMVRDILETFLDENMDIIVPEVEEVEEEEQPLPEITVVYAVPGIGPPVEPDIIADFEDYALNVSKVQAYVIMPRNLRHFLCPPLEKYIEYSYDNKVIEPGTATHIKLGVKKEEAAVGGAMTD, encoded by the exons ATGCCGGAGCTCGTGGAGCAGATGTACTGCTCCCAGCAGATCGTCATACCACCCAAGTTTCCCTATGTACTCAAGAGATACTGCAAAG CGGCTATCAAAACCCAACCCTACGATCTTCTCCGCTGGTCATTCGAGTACTTCAAAGCACTGGCAGAGCACCGACCACCACCTGTAAAACTGAGGCTTGAATACCCCATTTACAGCACCGAGGGGGGTCTGACTAGGGGTTGTCTGAAAGTACTAGCTCAACAG TTGTCCAGTCAAGTGGAGCTCCCGATCCCGCTGGTGAAGAACGCGTGGCGAGGCTTCTGCTTAGACCCCTGCGAGTTACAGCGCGTGCTGTGCCTGTGTGAGGTGTACCGACGAGCTAATACTGTGCCCTTCTTGCACTTCATAGCGGTTGCCGGAGGACTGCTTACTAAG TGCCTGACCCACACAATGATCTTGCTCTGTGAGTCTCTGACGAAGGAGCCGGACGGTGGTTCAGCCGCCATCAGCCTGGACAACTTCCTCGTCATGTACAACTTTCTCGCCAAGATCGATGCGTCCAAGGATGTCAAGTATTACAACGGTTTTAGAG GACAACTACCTGAGCCCGAAGAACCAGCGGAGGAAGAAGTCACGGAGGAATCGAAAGACGAAGAGGCACAAGATTTG ACAGCCATATCTTCCGAAGAGTCCATTGAAGACACGGTCCACGTGCAGCGTCTATCTCTGATAGATGACCACGTGTCCACCAGTACGAGGATCAGCACCAAGATGACCAAGCCCATCATTGGCAGGATCCAGAGGTCGCCCTCCGTTGAGAGGGAGCAGCAGATCGAGAGGGAGAATTATATGAGGGATAGGAAAG GTAGACCATTGCCAAGTGAAGAAGTGGAA AAAAAGCTGAAACAACTCAGTTCGCAACACGTAGCCCAGGACGCGGAAGGCACTAAACCGGGGAAACCAG AAGGTAAAGATGGTGAGAAAGACAAGGACGGCAAGAAAGACAATCGCGTGGACATATTAGTGTACGATGAAGACGAGAATCCCGTGGAATATGAGATATACG GAGAGCCTGAAATCCCTGAATTTGTCGAGGAAGATGAAGCCGGTGAGGATGCAGAGTTCAAACCAGCCAAGCCGGAGACACCAGCTGAAATGACACAGGCTGAGAAAATTGCCTTATTCGTTGCGGAA ATGTATAGAATCAGAGAGGAGCGAGTACAAGACTTGCAGGAAACCTTCGAAGACATAGCGGCACTTGTGAAAAAGTTCAATTCTGCTAACTATGATCTTG GCATGGTGGCCGGTCGTCAAATGTCCACCACGAGTGGTGAGTTCATAGTCCAGCATATTGAGAAGGAGATCATGGATTATATTGATGAGCAGATCGGAATACTGCCCGATCCTGActtgaagaagaagaag GCAAAGCCAGAGGAAGTAGCAATGGTGCGAGATATCCTGGAGACCTTCCTGGATGAGAACATGGACATCATCGTGCCTGAAGTTGAGGAGGTTGAGGAAGAGGAGCAGCCTTTACCAGAG ATCACCGTGGTATACGCAGTGCCCGGGATAGGACCTCCAGTAGAACCGGACATCATAGCGGACTTTGAGGACTACGCGCTGAACGTCAGCAAGGTTCAAGCCTACGTCATCATGCCCAGGAACCTGAGGCACTTCCTCTGTCCACCGCTGGAGAA
- the LOC142984809 gene encoding uncharacterized protein LOC142984809 isoform X3, giving the protein MPELVEQMYCSQQIVIPPKFPYVLKRYCKAAIKTQPYDLLRWSFEYFKALAEHRPPPVKLRLEYPIYSTEGGLTRGCLKVLAQQLSSQVELPIPLVKNAWRGFCLDPCELQRVLCLCEVYRRANTVPFLHFIAVAGGLLTKCLTHTMILLCESLTKEPDGGSAAISLDNFLVMYNFLAKIDASKDVKYYNGFRGQLPEPEEPAEEEVTEESKDEEAQDLTAISSEESIEDTVHVQRLSLIDDHVSTSTRISTKMTKPIIGRIQRSPSVEREQQIERENYMRDRKGRPLPSEEVEKKLKQLSSQHVAQDAEGTKPGKPEGKDGEKDKDGKKDNRVDILVYDEDENPVEYEIYGMVAGRQMSTTSGEFIVQHIEKEIMDYIDEQIGILPDPDLKKKKAKPEEVAMVRDILETFLDENMDIIVPEVEEVEEEEQPLPEITVVYAVPGIGPPVEPDIIADFEDYALNVSKVQAYVIMPRNLRHFLCPPLEKYIEYSYDNKVIEPGTATHIKLGVKKEEAAVGGAMTD; this is encoded by the exons ATGCCGGAGCTCGTGGAGCAGATGTACTGCTCCCAGCAGATCGTCATACCACCCAAGTTTCCCTATGTACTCAAGAGATACTGCAAAG CGGCTATCAAAACCCAACCCTACGATCTTCTCCGCTGGTCATTCGAGTACTTCAAAGCACTGGCAGAGCACCGACCACCACCTGTAAAACTGAGGCTTGAATACCCCATTTACAGCACCGAGGGGGGTCTGACTAGGGGTTGTCTGAAAGTACTAGCTCAACAG TTGTCCAGTCAAGTGGAGCTCCCGATCCCGCTGGTGAAGAACGCGTGGCGAGGCTTCTGCTTAGACCCCTGCGAGTTACAGCGCGTGCTGTGCCTGTGTGAGGTGTACCGACGAGCTAATACTGTGCCCTTCTTGCACTTCATAGCGGTTGCCGGAGGACTGCTTACTAAG TGCCTGACCCACACAATGATCTTGCTCTGTGAGTCTCTGACGAAGGAGCCGGACGGTGGTTCAGCCGCCATCAGCCTGGACAACTTCCTCGTCATGTACAACTTTCTCGCCAAGATCGATGCGTCCAAGGATGTCAAGTATTACAACGGTTTTAGAG GACAACTACCTGAGCCCGAAGAACCAGCGGAGGAAGAAGTCACGGAGGAATCGAAAGACGAAGAGGCACAAGATTTG ACAGCCATATCTTCCGAAGAGTCCATTGAAGACACGGTCCACGTGCAGCGTCTATCTCTGATAGATGACCACGTGTCCACCAGTACGAGGATCAGCACCAAGATGACCAAGCCCATCATTGGCAGGATCCAGAGGTCGCCCTCCGTTGAGAGGGAGCAGCAGATCGAGAGGGAGAATTATATGAGGGATAGGAAAG GTAGACCATTGCCAAGTGAAGAAGTGGAA AAAAAGCTGAAACAACTCAGTTCGCAACACGTAGCCCAGGACGCGGAAGGCACTAAACCGGGGAAACCAG AAGGTAAAGATGGTGAGAAAGACAAGGACGGCAAGAAAGACAATCGCGTGGACATATTAGTGTACGATGAAGACGAGAATCCCGTGGAATATGAGATATACG GCATGGTGGCCGGTCGTCAAATGTCCACCACGAGTGGTGAGTTCATAGTCCAGCATATTGAGAAGGAGATCATGGATTATATTGATGAGCAGATCGGAATACTGCCCGATCCTGActtgaagaagaagaag GCAAAGCCAGAGGAAGTAGCAATGGTGCGAGATATCCTGGAGACCTTCCTGGATGAGAACATGGACATCATCGTGCCTGAAGTTGAGGAGGTTGAGGAAGAGGAGCAGCCTTTACCAGAG ATCACCGTGGTATACGCAGTGCCCGGGATAGGACCTCCAGTAGAACCGGACATCATAGCGGACTTTGAGGACTACGCGCTGAACGTCAGCAAGGTTCAAGCCTACGTCATCATGCCCAGGAACCTGAGGCACTTCCTCTGTCCACCGCTGGAGAA
- the LOC142984809 gene encoding uncharacterized protein LOC142984809 isoform X4 — translation MPELVEQMYCSQQIVIPPKFPYVLKRYCKAAIKTQPYDLLRWSFEYFKALAEHRPPPVKLRLEYPIYSTEGGLTRGCLKVLAQQLSSQVELPIPLVKNAWRGFCLDPCELQRVLCLCEVYRRANTVPFLHFIAVAGGLLTKCLTHTMILLCESLTKEPDGGSAAISLDNFLVMYNFLAKIDASKDVKYYNGFRGQLPEPEEPAEEEVTEESKDEEAQDLTAISSEESIEDTVHVQRLSLIDDHVSTSTRISTKMTKPIIGRIQRSPSVEREQQIERENYMRDRKGRPLPSEEVEKKLKQLSSQHVAQDAEGTKPGKPGMVAGRQMSTTSGEFIVQHIEKEIMDYIDEQIGILPDPDLKKKKAKPEEVAMVRDILETFLDENMDIIVPEVEEVEEEEQPLPEITVVYAVPGIGPPVEPDIIADFEDYALNVSKVQAYVIMPRNLRHFLCPPLEKYIEYSYDNKVIEPGTATHIKLGVKKEEAAVGGAMTD, via the exons ATGCCGGAGCTCGTGGAGCAGATGTACTGCTCCCAGCAGATCGTCATACCACCCAAGTTTCCCTATGTACTCAAGAGATACTGCAAAG CGGCTATCAAAACCCAACCCTACGATCTTCTCCGCTGGTCATTCGAGTACTTCAAAGCACTGGCAGAGCACCGACCACCACCTGTAAAACTGAGGCTTGAATACCCCATTTACAGCACCGAGGGGGGTCTGACTAGGGGTTGTCTGAAAGTACTAGCTCAACAG TTGTCCAGTCAAGTGGAGCTCCCGATCCCGCTGGTGAAGAACGCGTGGCGAGGCTTCTGCTTAGACCCCTGCGAGTTACAGCGCGTGCTGTGCCTGTGTGAGGTGTACCGACGAGCTAATACTGTGCCCTTCTTGCACTTCATAGCGGTTGCCGGAGGACTGCTTACTAAG TGCCTGACCCACACAATGATCTTGCTCTGTGAGTCTCTGACGAAGGAGCCGGACGGTGGTTCAGCCGCCATCAGCCTGGACAACTTCCTCGTCATGTACAACTTTCTCGCCAAGATCGATGCGTCCAAGGATGTCAAGTATTACAACGGTTTTAGAG GACAACTACCTGAGCCCGAAGAACCAGCGGAGGAAGAAGTCACGGAGGAATCGAAAGACGAAGAGGCACAAGATTTG ACAGCCATATCTTCCGAAGAGTCCATTGAAGACACGGTCCACGTGCAGCGTCTATCTCTGATAGATGACCACGTGTCCACCAGTACGAGGATCAGCACCAAGATGACCAAGCCCATCATTGGCAGGATCCAGAGGTCGCCCTCCGTTGAGAGGGAGCAGCAGATCGAGAGGGAGAATTATATGAGGGATAGGAAAG GTAGACCATTGCCAAGTGAAGAAGTGGAA AAAAAGCTGAAACAACTCAGTTCGCAACACGTAGCCCAGGACGCGGAAGGCACTAAACCGGGGAAACCAG GCATGGTGGCCGGTCGTCAAATGTCCACCACGAGTGGTGAGTTCATAGTCCAGCATATTGAGAAGGAGATCATGGATTATATTGATGAGCAGATCGGAATACTGCCCGATCCTGActtgaagaagaagaag GCAAAGCCAGAGGAAGTAGCAATGGTGCGAGATATCCTGGAGACCTTCCTGGATGAGAACATGGACATCATCGTGCCTGAAGTTGAGGAGGTTGAGGAAGAGGAGCAGCCTTTACCAGAG ATCACCGTGGTATACGCAGTGCCCGGGATAGGACCTCCAGTAGAACCGGACATCATAGCGGACTTTGAGGACTACGCGCTGAACGTCAGCAAGGTTCAAGCCTACGTCATCATGCCCAGGAACCTGAGGCACTTCCTCTGTCCACCGCTGGAGAA
- the LOC142984809 gene encoding uncharacterized protein LOC142984809 isoform X2, with translation MPELVEQMYCSQQIVIPPKFPYVLKRYCKAAIKTQPYDLLRWSFEYFKALAEHRPPPVKLRLEYPIYSTEGGLTRGCLKVLAQQLSSQVELPIPLVKNAWRGFCLDPCELQRVLCLCEVYRRANTVPFLHFIAVAGGLLTKCLTHTMILLCESLTKEPDGGSAAISLDNFLVMYNFLAKIDASKDVKYYNGFRGQLPEPEEPAEEEVTEESKDEEAQDLKKLKQLSSQHVAQDAEGTKPGKPEGKDGEKDKDGKKDNRVDILVYDEDENPVEYEIYGEPEIPEFVEEDEAGEDAEFKPAKPETPAEMTQAEKIALFVAEMYRIREERVQDLQETFEDIAALVKKFNSANYDLGMVAGRQMSTTSGEFIVQHIEKEIMDYIDEQIGILPDPDLKKKKAKPEEVAMVRDILETFLDENMDIIVPEVEEVEEEEQPLPEITVVYAVPGIGPPVEPDIIADFEDYALNVSKVQAYVIMPRNLRHFLCPPLEKYIEYSYDNKVIEPGTATHIKLGVKKEEAAVGGAMTD, from the exons ATGCCGGAGCTCGTGGAGCAGATGTACTGCTCCCAGCAGATCGTCATACCACCCAAGTTTCCCTATGTACTCAAGAGATACTGCAAAG CGGCTATCAAAACCCAACCCTACGATCTTCTCCGCTGGTCATTCGAGTACTTCAAAGCACTGGCAGAGCACCGACCACCACCTGTAAAACTGAGGCTTGAATACCCCATTTACAGCACCGAGGGGGGTCTGACTAGGGGTTGTCTGAAAGTACTAGCTCAACAG TTGTCCAGTCAAGTGGAGCTCCCGATCCCGCTGGTGAAGAACGCGTGGCGAGGCTTCTGCTTAGACCCCTGCGAGTTACAGCGCGTGCTGTGCCTGTGTGAGGTGTACCGACGAGCTAATACTGTGCCCTTCTTGCACTTCATAGCGGTTGCCGGAGGACTGCTTACTAAG TGCCTGACCCACACAATGATCTTGCTCTGTGAGTCTCTGACGAAGGAGCCGGACGGTGGTTCAGCCGCCATCAGCCTGGACAACTTCCTCGTCATGTACAACTTTCTCGCCAAGATCGATGCGTCCAAGGATGTCAAGTATTACAACGGTTTTAGAG GACAACTACCTGAGCCCGAAGAACCAGCGGAGGAAGAAGTCACGGAGGAATCGAAAGACGAAGAGGCACAAGATTTG AAAAAGCTGAAACAACTCAGTTCGCAACACGTAGCCCAGGACGCGGAAGGCACTAAACCGGGGAAACCAG AAGGTAAAGATGGTGAGAAAGACAAGGACGGCAAGAAAGACAATCGCGTGGACATATTAGTGTACGATGAAGACGAGAATCCCGTGGAATATGAGATATACG GAGAGCCTGAAATCCCTGAATTTGTCGAGGAAGATGAAGCCGGTGAGGATGCAGAGTTCAAACCAGCCAAGCCGGAGACACCAGCTGAAATGACACAGGCTGAGAAAATTGCCTTATTCGTTGCGGAA ATGTATAGAATCAGAGAGGAGCGAGTACAAGACTTGCAGGAAACCTTCGAAGACATAGCGGCACTTGTGAAAAAGTTCAATTCTGCTAACTATGATCTTG GCATGGTGGCCGGTCGTCAAATGTCCACCACGAGTGGTGAGTTCATAGTCCAGCATATTGAGAAGGAGATCATGGATTATATTGATGAGCAGATCGGAATACTGCCCGATCCTGActtgaagaagaagaag GCAAAGCCAGAGGAAGTAGCAATGGTGCGAGATATCCTGGAGACCTTCCTGGATGAGAACATGGACATCATCGTGCCTGAAGTTGAGGAGGTTGAGGAAGAGGAGCAGCCTTTACCAGAG ATCACCGTGGTATACGCAGTGCCCGGGATAGGACCTCCAGTAGAACCGGACATCATAGCGGACTTTGAGGACTACGCGCTGAACGTCAGCAAGGTTCAAGCCTACGTCATCATGCCCAGGAACCTGAGGCACTTCCTCTGTCCACCGCTGGAGAA